Below is a window of Perca flavescens isolate YP-PL-M2 chromosome 12, PFLA_1.0, whole genome shotgun sequence DNA.
AAATACCACCATTTATTCTGTGAACTCTACTAAACATAGGTTTCAAGATTAGTATtactgtttacgccaaattcctAACCTACCATACATTATTAAATATGTGACATCAGACagtttttttgtccctttttcggTGGCAGAAGTGAAAATGAGTCATCCTCAGCATCTGTTGTgctctggtttcagaatgatgaacAGTTGGAGAACAATTACATAGAAAATATATGTCGGCTCTACAGGAGTCTTTCCCTTGGCAAATATGTTTTTCCCAAAAGATTTTTAGGCTTTCTATTATCACAtggctttaaaaataataatgcataAAGCTACTGTAAATAGAGCTTTCCCCTGGACCCCCCTAGATTTGGGCTGAGCACCGAATGTTTCCAGCCTGAGTGTATTTACAGTAattgtaggtgctatgaaactatgttgtctttctgcacctgctattctcACACAACATTCAAaacaaaattgttacatttcaagcactttcacctgttctgattaagttctaagaaataagcaccaataatgatcaaaaatcttgtttatatttcttttaccatttttataattgaatttccttttctcacaaaaaaaccCGAAAATGGTCATATGACCAGAAATGTGATCtgacaggggtaaatggcaaatatgaaccaaaatgatgtatatatcattggtaattgaggtaaagtaaacatctgttaagtatttttacataaattgtcatggctgtattgatttaaaagcctaataatgtggtgggtccaccagaccaAGGAACGATGGccatgtaacaaaaatatgaacaccttaCAGGGGTTAAATGACCCCAAACTACTTAACACACTCTGAATTTAGGGCCTTTGGGGCCCTTGAGGGTCTACGGCCACGGGACAGTTGCCTTGTTAGTCATCCAGCCTTACAACACGCCAGCAAAACACACTAAAACAACTAATATCCAACCTTTAAAGTGCCATTTCATAGATGGTTGGCAGTAATATAATATTTATGATTGCCAGTCAATGAACTTAGGACGAAACATCCCCTAAACATCACGTTTtgtcatgttgttttttgtttccgACTGCTTGGACCAGAGTTATGAGGTCACAGGCTAAAGGgaggctttttttttcagtttggctCGCACAGTCTGTGAAAATCCCTCACACCCACATGTGGGAATGTTCATTGCATCAGTAAAAAGGAATCTGAAATGATGTTACGGTCCGTGTAGGGCAGCACTTGCTCAGACTCAGATCCAGAGTCCCCTGGAAAACTCAAACGTTGGACGGCCCGGGCTGTTTATGTTTGTCGTCCGCAAGACGTGTGTTGTACAGAGGCAGAGCAGGGACAAACTGTTCTGGGAAAATGTCTTCactgtttgttttaaaatccTGCTCGGGCAACTGGCCGGGTGAAGTTTAACCGCATAATCACAGTGATGGATTCTTAAAAACATGCAGATAATATCACTGCAGCACAAGGGGAAATCCTGGATTCAACGCGCAGTAGTGGAAAGAACAGTCACTCAAGTACTCCAGGACAATTTTGAAATTTGTATTTTGTGcaactttatatttattttattcaaaaacataaaaaaaaaacctgctttGCAAATATTTcatgaggaaggaaatgcagtcaacacatttgcaagaactcaaagatacacacaatgtgctttgaatgtaaacataactgtagtttgtttacaagaaaactacACAGggtagtattattattacttttgtaTTGAATACTGCAATGTCACAGACCGTATAAggatttgtaaatgtgttggaGACACTGGAGTGCAGTGGactatttcacatttttttccctccagATTATTGAATTGTCAGGAGCTTGTCGTGGCCTGTTTATTCTGTAATCTTTTTGATTATGGTGTAAGTTGTAATATTTGCCTTGTCACTATGCAAAGTCTGTTTTGTGGACCTCGGGAAGAACAGCTGCTGGAATGCCACAGCCAGTTAAACTAAACACGGGTCACCTTTAAGGTGCATCTGCATTATTATGTCATCTTTAGGAAAACGTTCCtgtgtgttgtcttccattcgacCATGTACTTGTCGTCCTGAAAATCGACACCTTTTCTGACGTTTTCGGCACTTTTATCGCcacttttgtctcttttgttcaatatttttgcctctttttttacgtttaacgcttcttttcactaccattTACTGTATGAACACCACTAACGCCAACTTATTACCAGTTTTACACTcgtttttggaattcatggtcagtTCACCTCATATATacgaaattatacctaattccTGAGTTAAAAAATcagaaattatgatttatttacGCTCATGTTAAAGGAAGGATAATTACAGAAGGGTAAATGTCAATGTTCAGTCTGgttttgaaacatttctttttcaaatggaatttcttttaatataaaacaccccaaagtcaatgaaagtagagatcctatcttttgttgtacttgtgAAGCGCGATGTATGGAATAATCCAAATTAGGATGTtcaaaagaaacccatatttctgatatagacatttagaaaaaacgggtcaaatttgacctgaagacaacacaagggttaaagccttttttatttcagtttattttgtaattacaTGGTGAATATTTCTGCATTCATTTGCGCTTAATTGAGTTACCACCAAGTAATTACTAATTAACAAATGACACATATACAatgcacagagagagggagaaccgcacagagagagggagaacctcaaagagagagggagaacctcacacagagagagggagaaccgcacagagagagggagaacctcacacagagagagggagaaccacacagagagagggagaaccacacagagagagggagaacctcacagagagagggagaacctcacacagagagagggagaaccgcacagagagagggagaacctcacacagagagagggagaaccacacagagagagggagaaccgcacagagagagggagaacctcacacagagagagggagaaccacacagagagagggagaaccgcacagagagagggagaaccgcacagagagagggagaacctcacacagagagagggagaacctcacagagagagggagaaccacacagagagagggagaaccgcacagagagagggagaaccacacagagagagggagaactgcacagagagagggagaaccacacagagagagggagaacctcacacagagagagggagaactgcacagagagagggagaaccacacagagagagggagaactgcacagagagagggagaactgcacagagaaagggagaacctcacacagagagagggagaacctcacagagagagggagaaccacacagagagagagagaacctcacagagagagggagaaccaaacagagagagggagaacctcacacagagagagggagaacctcacacagagagagggagaacctcacagagagagggagaaccacacagagagagagagaacctcacagagagagggagaaccacacagagagagggagaacctcacagagagagggagaaccgcacagagagagggagaacctcacacagagagagggagaaccacacagagagagggagaactgcacagagagagggaaaacctcacacagagagagggagaacctcacagagagagggagaaccacacagagagagaacctcacagagagagggagaaccacacagagagagggagaaccacagagagagagggagaaccgcacagagagagagggagaacctcacagagagagagggagaacctcacagagagagagagggagaaccacacagagagagagagggagaaccacacagagagagagagggagaacctCACAGTGAGAGGGAGaaccaaagagagagagggagaccctcacagagagagggagaaccacagagagagagggagaaccgcacagagagagagggagaacctcacagagagagagggagaccctcacagagagagggagaacctcacagagagagggagaacctcacagagagagagggagaacccCACAGCAAATGTTTGTCCCCGGCCCCACAGACAGTTTTCTGGCCCTGGCTTTTGCAGTTCAGAGAGTTTGAAATAAGTTGTaataacagcatgacagttggATTGGACTTTCCAATCCTCTGTGTAAACATCCCTCCTCCTTCGCACCATCCTTTGACTCAACAATCTGAGTTTGATTTGAAGCAGAGGGGATTCTGTCAGACATGCAAAAGCCACCAGTTCTGGTTTTCTGGAGCGTTGCCGAAACAGATTTCTTTCCGCCGTTCTCTGTCGGAGGCGtgcagggacagagagagaatctGGTGAAGCGGTGGAGGATCATcagacattgtgtgtgtgtgtgtgtgtgtgtgtgtgtgtgtcaccagaGGGGAGGCGAGAGCTGTCACAGCCCCCTCTGGTGGTTCAGGCTCGAACCTCACCGCAGAGAATGAGTAATACACTGCAGTGTGTGGACTGAACTGAACATAATCGAgaatttgcattcacactgacCCTCCTTTTACATCTAGAAAAGGTTCTGAAGGCACTTTCAAATTTCTTACAGTAATGAATTAAGTTGCAATTACAGATACATATTGCCATGTAaatttttaattttgtgttCCTTGGATTGTGTGCCTCGGATTGTTTTTGAAAGAGACTTgcatttaatactttttttgagACCATATTGCACCCATAATGAGCCCTTCACAAGATCAAATTTCTATTGAATAGATTTATTTCAGCTGCCAGACTTAAACATACTAGACACCTGATTATAAGGTGTCTAGAGAAAGGTCCCTGGGACCGAAAAGTcgacaaataaaaccaaacgCAGAGGTGAAAATTGTGCGTGGGAATTTTGATTGTCTTGCTTTTTGAATAAAAAGTTCACACGTCACAACTGTAAGGCTGTGACGCAATCTAAAACAAACGACATCCATGTGGCAGATACAGTTATTATTACCACCTTAAATACCTTTTATTTTATCATGAATTCCACCATAATTGGCATTAAAGTTTGAACTAAATCTGACACCCTGAGCTCTATCAGGTAATTAGTTTGCTACCAAGCTAATAAACAAAGCACAAATGAACATGTATAATGATGAAAAGTTCCATTTGTAATGTACATAATGTTCTTGCTCTCTCCTTCGGTAAAGAAAAGGAGCATTATTTCTTCTACTGAAGAGTCTACGTGGTCAGTTACACAGTACGTCCCCCCGTTAGTGAATTCTGGAGATCCATTGTCAAGAATATTCAAAGCAAACCGTTGCCCGTTCATGTCCCGGTCCCGTTACGGGGGCATGCAGTCCCACAGCTCGTGGCAGATGCACTGGCAGAAGCCGTAGACCATGATCAGGACCAGGCTGGCGGGAACCAGGCTCACCAGCAGCATGCCGAGCGTCGTCCTCTGCATGATGAGCAGGTAGACGCCCATGGGCAGCGAGCTGAAGTACAGCAGGCCCAGCACCCACACCAGCGCCCGCGCCGACGTCTGGCACAGGAGGGACGCGCAGTTCCACACCGTCCACCGCTGCGTGATGGACGCCATGGAGTCCGGGCTGGACGAGCGGAAGCTCCGGTTCGACGCGCGGGCTCCGCGTAGCGCGTCCTGGCGACGGAGGTCTGGCGCGGACGCGGGCCTCGGCGGAGGCTCCATGATGGTGATGAGCACAAAGTTCGGGGAGCCCCGGATGGAGGAGTAGGCgttggaggaagaggaagcagacgaagaggaggaaggggacGTGACGGGCGGGTTGCTGCTCAGCAGCGAGCTCAGGCCTCTGGGGCTGAGGAGCAGCTCCGCGCTCGCTTCCTGGTGGTGGAAGTGGAGGTTCCTGTGGTTCCTGCTTCGGAAGGCCAGCGCCGCCACCAGGTTGCAGTCGTCCGGCAGGCTGCTCGCCGCCGGCCCCGGCAGTCTGGTGACGTAGCGGCAGAACGGGCACACCAGGGCGTTGGGAGGCGACTCACCCAGGTCCAGGATCTTCGCGAGGCACTTGGCGCACAGGCGGTGGCAGCACTCGAGCACCTTGGGCCTGCGACTCCCCAGGTTGTACGCGCAGTAGCAAATCTTACACTCCAGCTCCTCGGTGCTCAGTATGTCCACGTGGCCGccaccgccgccgccgccgccgccgccgtcCTCAGTGCCGTGCAGCTCAATCATCATCCTACAGCTTAAGATTCGTATCTATCTTGAGGTCAACAGAAAGATCCAACCAAAAGCTCCGGTCCAGGCACAGCAACGAGGGCCACGGCAAGTTTCCCATAGATGGAGAGGGTGACAATGGTCCACTCCACTGAAGGTCTGGGCTTCATTGTGGCTGTCCAACAGCCTCCTGCAGTgtacagtacgtgtgtgtgtgtgtgtgtgtgtgtgtgtgtgtgtgagagagagaggtttggGAGTTGATGAGGGAAGTCCCTCGTGAGTTCTGGCCTCTGGCGTTCGCCTGTCTCCCGAGCAGTTGGGGTAACGGCGCTTCATTTGGGGGCAAAAAAGCCTTTCATGGGCTGcatgagaaaaaagagagagagagagagagagagagagaaagtgagagaaattgaaagaaagacatcagagagaaagagagagagcgatagagagGGTGAGAGATAACTGTTAACACAGCATTAGAAGAGAACAAACAGAGGCGAAGGGACAACAAAGCAAAGCCTGTACAAACCGGAGCTGGAATTTTCGAGCCTGATCTTTTGTTGCTCAGTGAATTTCAGTCCAATTAGtggctgacagacacacacacacgcacacacgcacgcacacacacacacacacacacacacacacacacacacacacacaaacttgtgCACAACTTGTGCTTGCAATAAATGACAGTACatttgcgtctgtgtgtgtgtgagcttcgctgtgtgtgaatgcacaacataatgaataaatagctgtgacagtttgtgtgttctctgtgtttcaAATCAGTGTTATGAAGATCTTCCTGCAGATAAATGATTTCATGATCCCTATTTTCTTGTACATTTTTGAACTGTGACTTCTTGTAGAAGTCTCAAGTTTTACAGTAGTTGTGTAATTAGAATTGCAACCTTTCGATATAAAATTCAAACTTTGCCATCACATCTGCTAAAGAACCctaaatctgtaacataaaggCAACATTTGTCGTGTAAATTGCATTATTCGTGTCGTTGCATCGACGTTGTATGTAATTGCGCCACATGGAAAATTGAACACACCATTATGGTGGACGGATCAAAGTCGTTATTATACGATAACATACAAATTCAATGCAAATTTGGCCAGAACGCGATGGCGTTTGATTTTCCGACATATTTGTGACTTCCACAACAGGTACCGAGCAGCAATAGTGATTATTTCGGCCATTATGACGGAAAGAAATGGCGAAAAAAGAACTGTTGTTATCTACGTGGGGCCTTTCCTCCTCTCCAATCCTAGCCCTAGAGCTTGCATGTCAGCGGAACCAGAGCAGACCCATTACCGTGGCAACTGAGAAAACTTCTGTGTGATACGGCTGAAAGAGAGTAAGTGGGCCTTGAGTAAAtgattgttttgtcaaactTCAAACTTGCCTTGAGAACGGGGAGAAGgagtggcagcaaaaactgtcctgtcctgttagcAGTGTCCTGAAgagtgtcccgggacagtcagacactgtccccTCCCtgacacaggacagtgtctgggagtcacaccacagtgtctgggagtcacaccacagagtcacaggacagtgtctgggagtccaaggacagtgtctgactgtcccgggacagtcatgggagtcacaggacagtgtctgggattcacaggacagtgtctgggagtcacaggacagtgtctgactgtccccgGACAGTGTTCCGGACACTCCTCAGGATactactaacaggacaggacagtttttgctgccactgctaGCTGGAACGGGCCTGTAAATGTGAGATTATGTGGGAGAAAAGTGTGGCGGAGTGAAGGAGTGGCCCCGGCAGTAGGCATTTGCcggttaccggtttcaaggtatactgctgtttttggttttgggtTGTGACGgggcagtggatatgacacatgcctttggtgtgagagatcagggttcaattcccactgggatacatcaaccaatgtgtccctgagcaagacacttcaCCCATAGATGCTCCAGAGGCATGcaacctctatatatatatgtatatatatagcaattgtaattTGCTTTAGATAAAAGCaacagctaaatgacatgtaatgtaaaaaagtcacgtttttttttctgtcatacCGTTCCTAAGGTATTACCTGTTTTGATGAGTCTTCAAAGACAGACAGCGCACTTTAGTTTTCCGTCTACCTGCCAGTGtgcagcagtgtgtttaaaaataaaatacattgtgttcaatggaaaaaaatttatgctttttttttttttttttttgtacccagacatttcaaaaatcaaacattttaaagctgtaattgcaataaCCGCAATACCGTATAACCGTGacatttttgctgaaggttatcataccgtcagaatctGGTAGCGGCCCGTGCCTGCCCGGCAGGGGAGAGCTGAGCAGGCCATTGCTGGAGATCATGGTTTGGCACTGAGCTCTGATCTTGATTCGGGTCCAGAACTGTGCAGGCGGCAGTGTAAAATGGGTCACCCGTTACTCCCCGAGACGAGCTCATTCTGACTCGGTCATGTGTGGCAGGTGGCCCAGTCTGCTGTCGGTCACACGGCGTACTTTTTCTCTTTCGCTGTGCGATGAATCAGGAACAAACCGACACTTTTTGGCTCCAACTAGCCGATTATTGTGGTAACAGAATGATATCAGGTCTCTCACAGCCAACTTTGAGGTAATAAGCTGCATAACAAAGGAAGAAATTATTTGTTGGGTAGCACCATGAGGTAGCCCACACCATGAGGATTTCATATGAAGCTGCAATTAGATACTGTAGATGTctactttattcccttattaTGCCCATATGTAATGCTGTCTttttatccttgcactgctatagtttttatattactatgtctacattattctcttatattgtccatatttaatgctggtctctagactttatccttgcactattggacttatttgcacaACCACCATGATGCaccctctcatagagcaccttaccatgcagactgaaccacagggtcagtccctgccctgGCACTacttatacatcccttagtacagggctgtcaaactcaatttcactaaagGCCACACTTGAAAATAAGAgccacatcaagggccagatatgtttagtttattgatatacttttattttatcaaaaaagtcaaatatctttgactgtattattgcatgtgtcatatagtcttctcactcagtttggtcgacataaagtcctaaataAGTCAgtaaaagttcctcagccatcatagaaaaaaagcgcccaaaaatgtcggaaaaaaagtggcaaaaatgttggaaaaagttacaaatcgtcaaaaaaaaaaataatgacaacaacgtcagaaaaagagacaaaaactaggtgggccaaaatgtattgggAACCTAAATTAATATACGGGCCGGCTCATAAtgtgcgaggggccggatttggcatgcaggccttgagtttgacacatgtgccttAGTACATTTATGTGGATTTTTTGATTTAGTAtcttttctattatttgttatgttatcatcctgtttatgatgtatgttgtgtgtgatgtctttaagctactgcgacctggaatttccccttggggatcaataaagtatctatctatctatctatctatctatctatctatctatctatctatctatctatctatctatctatccaatTAAGCTACCAAAGGCACAGATATTGTGCGGATCTAAACAGACTACTTGATAAAAACCATCACAACAGCAGTGGTTTGGTAACTGGAAGCCCTCTTACAATACATACAGCATGCAGAAAATACACTTAaaccaacaacaataaaaacgtATTATGAGGTCAGTAATGCCAAACAACGACAAGTGGAATCATTAGCTCTGCTATAGCTGAAATAGGCCGAGCGTGGTCAAatagttttctttgttttactcTGATTTGTCTTCTTCTGTGGGCCTTTATTAAGTGCTATGCAACTATGCATTTATCAGTAATATACAATTTGTGTATATATGAATGCATCATTACTGTATTATTGGGCTTTAAAGCTTACGTAAAGCTGCAGTAGGTCATTTCTCGACCAAAAGGGGGCAGAATAACAACCCAACTCAAATTTACAACTTCCAGCAAAAGGTTTTAATTCCGTTTTAAATATCAGAAATCTTCAttaatgcacacaaaaacacactcaaacgcacactcaaacacacacacacacacacacacacacacacacacacacacacacacacacacacacacacacacacactgactgacgTCAATGACCTGACTGAAccacaacaaaaacaagcagcAGATCAAGTCCTGGAGCTGCTTCAAGTCAGACAGACTCAGACAGGAAGTATGGCGAGTTTGTCTTTAACAATAAGAGTGCGTTAAATGAAAAGTCActgaaaatgaaatgcaatgAAATTACAGCAGGTATTATTTACCTTTGGGTGTATACTTCACTTCCACGTGTGAAAACTGGACATCACGGAAGAGGCTTTTAGCTGCATCTGAAGTCACATTCACCAAATATAATACCTCAGTCATGATGCAGACATACTAATCACATCCATGTTTCAGGCCTACCTCAGAATTTCCAGATGGTGAAGTGATTTAGAGGCAACGCTCATGCCCCACACATCTAAAAATAGACATTTTGCTTCTTGTTAATAATGCAGTCAGTCTTATTAACAAGGCCCCGGACCAACCTTAGACACTCTGCATTAACCCTATCCATCCTGGACTATGTACCTGCCCATTGCACACACTCTATACTGTATCCTAAACATTTTGCTCAGTAATTCAGGTGTTCTGGAAACAAAGGTAATGAgtgatattaaatatataactTGACATTACAGTTCCACTCCCACCTGGATGTCTTTTGGGAATTAATACAAACCTCATAATCAATTCTAGGGAAAGATACATATTTAAAATGCTCAGCTTAACGGCACTGAAGCGAGTGACCAGGCTTTGGAAAAAAGCTAAATCCCCAGATCTTCAAGCACGGTACAAGACAATAGAACAAACActggaaatggaaaaaaaactcactcTAACAATCAGAAATCAAATAGAAAAATGGAATAAATTGTATCCATAGCAGATAGTTATAGAAGATTAATTAAACTTTCTAATAAGTGCATACTAAGTGCAATATAGGTCATCTGCCATCCCTGCCCATGTCACAGCacatatttgtttaatttatttaagtaTAGTGTACATTTATGCTCTtatctatttattatttttgtgcGATTGTATATGTGTTGGCTACCTGTTTTGAACCAAAATGCCCCTTGGGGACATTAAAGCCATTTCAACTTCAACTCAACTTAAATAATGTAGATGGATATGCACgcatgcacaagcacacacacacacacacacacacagtggagctGCCCCCTCTTTTGTTGTGCGTTTTGTTGCTGtctttgctgtgttttttattatttctcttCCCTGTTGTGTGATGTGTTCCCCCTGGTCCCCCCCTGGTGTTTCTACTGAATGCTaatatggggaaaaaaagtagTACGATAAAGAATGTAATGATTTTTGCACTTGACATTAAGAAAAGTGCTACAAtcaagtaataaaaaaaactttttacacACCCCTCAACACTTTTGCACATTCTGCACCTAACAAGTATCT
It encodes the following:
- the rnf182 gene encoding E3 ubiquitin-protein ligase RNF182, which codes for MIELHGTEDGGGGGGGGGGHVDILSTEELECKICYCAYNLGSRRPKVLECCHRLCAKCLAKILDLGESPPNALVCPFCRYVTRLPGPAASSLPDDCNLVAALAFRSRNHRNLHFHHQEASAELLLSPRGLSSLLSSNPPVTSPSSSSSASSSSNAYSSIRGSPNFVLITIMEPPPRPASAPDLRRQDALRGARASNRSFRSSSPDSMASITQRWTVWNCASLLCQTSARALVWVLGLLYFSSLPMGVYLLIMQRTTLGMLLVSLVPASLVLIMVYGFCQCICHELWDCMPP